The following coding sequences are from one Musa acuminata AAA Group cultivar baxijiao chromosome BXJ1-6, Cavendish_Baxijiao_AAA, whole genome shotgun sequence window:
- the LOC135582618 gene encoding uncharacterized protein LOC135582618 isoform X1: MESEGQRAASNPSAMLAALVSKRDKLQDELRVIERQVYDLETTYLQDSNQNGSVLKGFEGFLSSSKGTSNMKRSRKFQPEDRLFSLSSITSPAVEEHVAGRDDGRSEYGPGRSKGGGTPANGQGKPKKGGRIASREGKRLRPSSEQELDDEEDLDMSLR, encoded by the exons ATGGAGTCAGAGG GGCAAAGGGCGGCCTCGAATCCCTCGGCCATGCTTGCAGCGCTCGTAAGCAAGAGGGATAAGCTCCAGGACGAGCTACGGGTTATCGAAAGACAA GTCTATGACCTAGAAACTACATACCTACAAGACTCAAACCAGAATGGAAGCGTGCTGAAAGGTTTTGAAGGTTTTTTATCATCATCAAAGGGCACTTCTAA CATGAAACGTTCCAGAAAGTTTCAGCCTGAAGACAGGTTATTCTCCTTGTCATCGATTACCTCCCCAGCG GTTGAAGAACATGTAGCTGGCCGAGATG ATGGAAGGTCTGAATATGGTCCAGGTCGATCAAAAGGTGGAGGTACTCCTGCAAATGGACA AGGAAAGCCAAAGAAGGGAGGAAGAATTGCTTCAAGAGAAGGCAAAAGGCTCAGACCTTCAAGTGAACAGGAATTGGATGATGAagaagatcttgatatgagtttgAGATGA
- the LOC135582618 gene encoding uncharacterized protein LOC135582618 isoform X2, with the protein MGLSGQRAASNPSAMLAALVSKRDKLQDELRVIERQVYDLETTYLQDSNQNGSVLKGFEGFLSSSKGTSNMKRSRKFQPEDRLFSLSSITSPAVEEHVAGRDDGRSEYGPGRSKGGGTPANGQGKPKKGGRIASREGKRLRPSSEQELDDEEDLDMSLR; encoded by the exons ATGGGTTTATCAGGGCAAAGGGCGGCCTCGAATCCCTCGGCCATGCTTGCAGCGCTCGTAAGCAAGAGGGATAAGCTCCAGGACGAGCTACGGGTTATCGAAAGACAA GTCTATGACCTAGAAACTACATACCTACAAGACTCAAACCAGAATGGAAGCGTGCTGAAAGGTTTTGAAGGTTTTTTATCATCATCAAAGGGCACTTCTAA CATGAAACGTTCCAGAAAGTTTCAGCCTGAAGACAGGTTATTCTCCTTGTCATCGATTACCTCCCCAGCG GTTGAAGAACATGTAGCTGGCCGAGATG ATGGAAGGTCTGAATATGGTCCAGGTCGATCAAAAGGTGGAGGTACTCCTGCAAATGGACA AGGAAAGCCAAAGAAGGGAGGAAGAATTGCTTCAAGAGAAGGCAAAAGGCTCAGACCTTCAAGTGAACAGGAATTGGATGATGAagaagatcttgatatgagtttgAGATGA
- the LOC103988299 gene encoding zinc-finger homeodomain protein 6-like: protein MAAPVEESLACSLHLLTPHYHNLKPSRSSGILLQTGNSIGASVGAATESSSEELMAGPPPPQHQQHQFIVSRKRIRTKFTAEQREGMLAFAEQDGAAVEQFCCEVGVRRKVFITTR from the coding sequence ATGGCAGCACCCGTGGAAGAATCCCTCGCTTGCTCCCTCCACCTCTTAACTCCTCACTATCACAACCTGAAGCCATCCCGCTCGTCCGGAATTCTGCTGCAGACCGGGAACAGCATTGGTGCAAGTGTGGGAGCGGCGACGGAGTCGTCGAGTGAGGAGCTGATGGCCGGGCCGCCCCCGCCGCAACATCAGCAGCATCAGTTCATCGTGTCGAGGAAGAGGATCAGGACTAAATTCACGGCTGAGCAGCGGGAGGGGATGCTGGCCTTCGCGGAGCAGGACGGCGCGGCGGTGGAGCAATTCTGCTGCGAGGTTGGCGTCCGCAGGAAAGTGTTCATAACAACAAGATGA
- the LOC135676021 gene encoding iron-sulfur cluster assembly protein 1-like — protein sequence MLRAAGRRILGLGSGHRAPATAVASRGYHERVVDHYDNPRNVGSFDKNDPTVGTGLVGAPACGDVMKLQIKVDDATGKIVDACFKTFGCGSAIASSSVATEWVKGKHMEEVLSIKNTEIAKHLSLPPVKLHCSMLAEDAIKAAVKDYESKKAKLAAANAETAQTEKVASA from the exons ATGCTGAGGGCCGCGGGGAGGCGAATTCTAGGGTTAGGGTCGGGGCACCGGGCGCCGGCAACGGCGGTGGCCTCTCGTGGTTATCACGAGAGGGTGGTGGATCACTACGACAATCCGCGGAACGTCGGATCCTTCGACAAGAACGATCCGACGGTGGGGACGGGGCTGGTCGGCGCTCCTGCGTGCGGCGACGTGATGAAGCTCCAGATTAAGGTCGACGACGCCACCGGGAAGATCGTCGACGCCTGCTTCAAGACCTTCGGCTGCGGTTCCGCTATCGCCTCCTCCTCCGTCG CTACCGAATGGGTGAAGGGTAAACATATGGAGGAGGTGTTATCCATCAAAAACAC AGAAATTGCCAAACACCTTTCTCTTCCTCCGGTGAAGCTCCACTGCAGCATGCTTGCAGAGGATGCAATCAAAGCTGCTGTGAAAGACTATGAATCCAAGAAAGCCAAGCTGGCAGCTGCAAATGCTGAGACTGCACAAACTGAGAAAGTTGCGAGTGCTTAA